A genomic region of Zygotorulaspora mrakii chromosome 7, complete sequence contains the following coding sequences:
- a CDS encoding uncharacterized protein (similar to Saccharomyces cerevisiae INH1 (YDL181W) and STF1 (YDL130W-A); ancestral locus Anc_7.294) produces the protein MLVRSTVTRSIRLPARNCAVARFYSDGASDGPIGTGGSDNGFLKREKAKEDYFVRQHEKEQLQHLREQLKEQQKKIDHLTNQIKSLSK, from the coding sequence ATGCTAGTGCGCTCTACAGTTACTCGTTCCATCAGATTGCCAGCCAGAAACTGTGCTGTCGCCAGATTCTATTCCGATGGCGCCAGCGATGGCCCAATTGGCACCGGCGGGTCCGACAACGGATTCCTCAAGAGAGAAAAAGCCAAGGAAGACTACTTCGTCAGACAGCATGAAAAGGAACAGCTGCAACACCTCAGAGAGCAGTTGAAGGAacaacaaaagaaaatcgACCATTTGACGAACCAAATCAAATCGTTGAGCAAGTAG
- the RPP1B gene encoding ribosomal protein P1 beta (similar to Saccharomyces cerevisiae RPP1B (YDL130W); ancestral locus Anc_7.293), which yields MSDAIISYAAFILADAGLDITSENLLNITKAAGASIDSVWAEVYANALEGKNLKDILSGFHNAGPAVGGGAASAGGAASGEAAAEEEAAEEEAEESDDDMGFGLFD from the coding sequence ATGTCTGACGCTATCATCTCATATGCTGCTTTCATCCTAGCTGATGCCGGTTTGGACATCACCTCTGAAAACTTATTGAACATTACCAAGGCCGCTGGTGCCTCCATCGACAGCGTTTGGGCTGAAGTCTACGCCAACGCTTTGGAAGGtaagaatttgaaagacaTTCTCTCTGGATTCCACAATGCTGGCCCAGCTGTTGGTGGTGGTGCTGCTAGCGCTGGTGGTGCCGCTTCTGGAGAAGCCGctgctgaagaagaggCCGCTGAAGAGGAAGCTGAAGAATCCGATGATGACATGGGTTTCGGTCTATTCGACTAG
- a CDS encoding uncharacterized protein (similar to Saccharomyces cerevisiae YDL129W; ancestral locus Anc_7.292), with amino-acid sequence MRTKRSRSISYQLVTPEEPVRDKTRGSEDKNEVNGANNEELESSMVSDGENGFFMPSIKNTRELETEILDMIHILQKQETPRDRKESETIISLLNRSITAISHWSLQAQLAQLRANVDDRQTVENNLLRKEMELLISKRSDGAGRKRRKAKLPASINTKVGYLKSPPYVTAAVSEASPPRRSLRKHASLTSPTSTALDDPVSLKLVESNKPHPRMKRNSDNPSTNEYVRVFHLQRE; translated from the coding sequence ATGAGGACTAAGAGGAGCAGGTCAATATCGTATCAGTTGGTCACACCCGAAGAGCCAGTTCGTGACAAGACGCGGGGGAGCGAAGATAAGAATGAGGTAAACGGTGCGAATAATGAAGAACTGGAAAGTTCGATGGTGTCCGATGGTGAGAATGGATTTTTCATGCCTTCAATAAAGAATACTAGGGAGCTGGAAACCGAGATACTAGACATGATTCATATATTGCAGAAACAAGAAACGCCTAGAGATAGAAAGGAGAGTGAAACCATAATCAGTTTGCTGAACAGGTCGATAACAGCGATATCGCATTGGTCTCTACAGGCACAACTGGCACAGCTGCGAGCAAATGTGGACGACAGACAGACTGTTGAGAATAATTTATTGCGGAAAGAGATGGAGCTTCTAATCAGTAAACGGTCCGATGGGGCGGGAAGGAAGAGAAGGAAGGCAAAGTTGCCGGCGAGCATTAATACCAAAGTTGGATATCTGAAAAGCCCGCCCTATGTGACTGCAGCGGTGTCGGAAGCCAGTCCACCCCGGCGGTCGCTGAGAAAACATGCGTCTCTGACAAGTCCAACATCCACTGCGCTTGATGATCCAGTTTCGTTGAAATTGGTAGAGAGTAATAAACCTCATCCACGGATGAAAAGGAATAGCGACAATCCGTCAACGAACGAGTACGTTCGGgtctttcatcttcaaagagaatga